The following DNA comes from Enterocloster bolteae.
TTATTCATTGCTTCTTCCTGTTCATCAGTAGGAGCAAAAACATCGAAAGTATGTATTGATTTCATATTGTCACCTGTTTCTTATAGTAATGCTTAAAGTATAAACCAATTTCAAACCTAAAACAACCGAAAGGAGAACAGAAAATGAAACTGATTATTGCAGAAAAGCCGAGCGTGGCGCAGACTATCGCCGCCGCGCTTGGCGTTAAGGAAAAGAAAGACGGATATATCGAGGGCGGCGGCTGCCTCATTTCATGGTGCGTCGGGCATTTGGTACAGCTTGCGGAAGCTGCCGCCTACGGGGAGCAATATAAAAAATGGAGTTTTGAGAGCTTACCCATTCTGCCGGAGGAATGGCAGTACGCCGTTGACCCGGACAAGGGGAAGCAATTCAAAACCCTAAAAGAGCTTATGCACCGCGCCGACGTTTCCGAAGTGGTAAATGCGTGTGACGCGGGGCGCGAGGGAGAATTGATTTTCCGCTTTGTCTACGAAGCGGCGGGCTGCAAGAAGCCCATGCGCCGCTTGTGGATTTCCTCAATGGAGGACGGGGCAATCAAGGCGGGCTTTGCTTCCCTCAAAGACGGGCAGGAATACGACGCGCTCTTTGCGTCTGCCCTCTGCCGCGCAAAGGCTGACTGGCTTATCGGCATTAACGCCACCCGGCTTTTCTCCTGCCTGTATGGAAAGACCTTGAACGTGGGGCGCGTCCAGACCCCGACCTTAAAAATGCTCACCGACCGGGACGCGGCTATCTCCCATTTCCAGAAAGAAAAATATTATCATGTGCGCCTTGATTTATCCGGCGCGGAAGCGGCAAGCGGGAGGATTTCCGACAAGGCAGAAGCCGACGCGCTGAAAGGGGCTTGCGAAGCAGAAACGGCGGTATGCGTTTCCCTCACCAGAGAGAAGAAAACCGCAGCCCCGCCGAAGCTCTTTGACCTTACCTCTTTGCAGCGGGAAGCGAACCGCATTTTCGGCTACACCGCGAAGCAGACCCTTGACCTTGCACAATCCCTTTATGAAAAGCGGCTCCTTACTTATCCGAGGACGGACAGCAGCTTTCTTACTGACGACATGGGCGGCACCGCAGCGGGCATTATCGCGCTGCTTTGCGAAAAACTCCCCTTTATGGCGGGCGCGGACTTCACGCCGGAGGTTGTAAAGGTATTAGACAGTAAAAAAGTATCAGACCACCACGCAATCATTCCCACTATGGAGCTTGCAAAGGCTGACCCGGACGCGCTGCCGGAAAGCGAGAAGAATATCCTTACCCTTGCGGGGGCGCGTCTGCTTTTTGCCACCGCCGAGCCGCATATTTATGAAGCGGTTACGGCGGTTTTCTCATGCGCCGGGACAGACTTCACCGCAAGGGGAAAGACCGTACTTGCGGAGGGTTGGAAAGAGCTTCAACGCAGATACCGGGCGACGCTGAAAGATAAGCCCGAAGCGGAGGACGGGGAAAATGCAGACGTGACGCTGCCGAAGCTTTCCGAGGGACAGGGCTTTCCTAACCCCGCCGCAAAAGTAACGGAGCATACCACAACGCCGCCGAAGCCCCACAGCGAAGCAAGCCTTTTGTCGGCTATGGAACGCGCCGGGAACGGGGACACCGACCCGGACGCGGAACGCCGGGGGCTTGGCACTCCCGCCACCCGCGCCGCCGTCATTGAAAAACTGGTAAAGGGCGGCTTTGCGGAGCGCAAGGGGAAGCAGCTTATCCCTACCAAAAACGGGAACAGCCTTATCTGTATTCTGCCGGATATACTCACTTCCCCACAGCTTACCGCAGAATGGGAAAACAATCTGACGCAGATAGCAAAGGGAGCCGCAGACCCCGGCGAATTTCTGTCCGGCATTGAAGCTATGGCGCGGGAGCTTGTGCAGACACACGCCGCAGCACTGGACGGGAAAAAGGATTTGTTCCGGGAGGAAAAGCCCTCTGTCGGCAAATGCCCCCGTTGCGGTTCCCCCGTCCATGAGGGGAAGAAAAACTATTATTGCAGCAACAAAGAATGTGCCTTTGTCATGTGGAAGAATGACCGCTTTTTCGAGGAACGCAAGACCGCTTTTTCCGCGAAGATTGCCGCCGCGCTCCTTAAATCCGGCAAGGCGAATGTGAAGAAGCTCTACTCCCCGAAAACAGGCAAGACCTACGACGGAACTATCGTTCTGGCTGACACTGGCGGGAAATACGTCAACTACCGTATCGAAGTGCAGAAGAACTAAAAACTTGAATAGCAAGCATAGGAAGCGGGTACCCACTTCCGTAAATCCCCGTTGCGACGCTGACGCGCCGGACGGGGATTTTGCTTGTTGGGAAGTTTCCCAAACCCTCTTTTGCGGAGGGCTTCACCCTCTAAAAATTTTCAAAAATATTTGGCAGAAATGCGGGCGTACCCGTAGTAGACCATGCAGCCAAAAAATGCAGCTTATGACGCTGCCGCAGAGAAAGGAGGTTTTTCACTATGGCAAGTTTACGGGACACCGTAAAGGACTATCAAGACGAGCTTAGGGACGGTATCGCATGGGTGGCGTTCTGGAAACAGGGGCGTTCATGGAACGCGGAATATTTTCATCTTGATATGGACGATACGCTCTACCCGGAGGACAGGAGCCGGTTAGAGGAAATAAAAAGCATTGACCCCGCCGCCGTTATCTTAAACGGCTACTATTGCGGGCATTTAGGCGAGGACATGAGCCTTGACGAGCTGACCGCCGGAGTGCGTTACCACTACGAAAACAGCATGAACGACATTGACGGTTTTATCGGAGCGCATGACGACAGGCTTCCCCCGGAGGTTATCGAGGAAGCGAGGGCAGCCGCCCATGAAGCGGGGCTTCCCTTTTCCGAAAAGCCCTACCGGGACGGGGAGGATTTTAACCCCTATGTATTTGACGGGAGCATGAGCATTGAGGATTTTGAGCTTATGCACCGCATGATTGAAAAAGAAAGGAGCGAACAAATGGCAGAACCGATTTTAAGCGGCTATCTTTCCAATCTTGGGAAGTACACCGAGGGCAGACCCGCGGGCGAATGGGTGACATTCCCCACGACTGCCGAACATCTGAAAGAAGTCTTTGACCGTATCGGGATTGACTTCAAGCACTATGAGGAATGGCATTTCACAGAATTTCAATCCACTATCCCCGGCTTGACGGAGCATTTAAGCGAGTATTCCCACCCCGACGAGCTGAACTATTTAGGGAAGCTCTTGGAAATGCAGTTTGACGACGACCGGGAGAAATTCATTGCAGCCATTGAATACGGCGACCATGCCGACAGCTTACAGGACATTATCAACCTTGCACAGAACCTTGACTGCTACTGGATTTATCCGTCCGTCCACAATGAAGAAGAATACGGGCGTTATCTGGTTGATGAACTGGAAGAACCGGAACTTCCCGAAGAAGCGAAAAAGTATTTCATGTATGAGGAATACGGGCGGGACGCTTCCATTAACGACGACGGTATGTTTACCGAAAAGGGCTATATCTACAACAACCGCAACACCTTTACAGAATGGTACGACGGGCGCGACGTGCCGGAGGAATACCGGGTAACGCCGCAGCCCCCGCAGCCGGAAAGACCCGACCCGTCAAAGGTAGAAATGGACGCAGCCGCGCCGGGGCAGAGAACGGCGCAGACCGCAGAGCAGCCACAGGAGCCGCGCCCGGTTATCCCTATCGTGCTGACGAGCGAGAAGCCCGCCGAAAAGCTCAAAGAGATTACCGACCGTCTGGAACAGGGTATTGCGGAACTCTTTGACAGCGAGCGTTACCGGGAATATCTGAAAGTCATGTCAAAATTCCATAATTACAGCTTCCGAAACACCGTCCTTATCGCCATGCAGAAGCCGGACGCTTCCCTTGTGGCGGGCTTTTCCGCTTGGAAGAACAACTTTGAACGAAACGTGATGAAAGGGCAAAAGGGAATTAAAATCATTGCTCCGTCACCCTATAAAATCAAACAGGAAATGCAGAAAATCGACCCGCACACGCAGAAGCCCGTTATCGGCAAGGACGGGAAGCCCGTCACCGAGGAAAAGGAAGTCACCATACCCGCCTACAAGGTGGTATCCGTCTTTGACGTTTCCCAGACCGAGGGAAAGGAGCTGCCGGACATTGCGGTTGACGAGCTGACAGGCGACGTTGACCGCTACAAGGATTTTTTCGCAGCCCTTGAAAAGACTTCCCCCGTTCCTATCGCCTTTGAGAATATCGAGGGCGGCTCTCATGGCTACTACCACTTGGAGGACAAGCGCATTGCTATCAACGAGGGCATGAGCGAATTACAGACCTTAAAGACCGCTATTCACGAAATCGCCCATGCGAAGCTGCACGACATTGACCTCAACGCGCCAAAGGACGAGCAGCAGCCCCACGTTGACCGCCGCACCCGCGAAGTCGAAGCGGAAAGCGTCGCCTATACTGTCTGCCAACATTACGGGCTTGACACGTCGGACTACTCTTTCGGCTATGTCGCCGGGTGGAGCAGCGGGCGGGAGCTGTCCGAGCTGAAAAGCTCCCTTGAAACGATACGCAGCGCAGCCGCCGAGATTATCAATTCCATAGACGAGAACTTAGCGGAGCTGCAAAAGGCACAGGACAAGGAGCAGACCGCCGGACAGGAGCAGCCCACCAGAGAGGGACAGGAAGCCGCGCCGGAGAAGCCGGATCCGGAAGCAGCCGCACCGGGAAAATCCGGCGCACAGGAAAAAGCGGGCGCAGCCCCGAAAGAAGCCTTTACCCCGGAAACGATTTACAGAGTGCGCCGGAACCCTTACAGCGACAGCCGGGAAAACAGCTACCTCTTGCAAGCCTATGTGACACAGGAGAACGGGCGGGCGAAAATGGGCGACGTGCTTTATACGGGAACGCCGGAGAAATGCCGCGAGCTTATGGGGCAGCTCAAAAGCGGCGAGCTGACCGAGGGCGA
Coding sequences within:
- a CDS encoding DNA topoisomerase 3, with product MKLIIAEKPSVAQTIAAALGVKEKKDGYIEGGGCLISWCVGHLVQLAEAAAYGEQYKKWSFESLPILPEEWQYAVDPDKGKQFKTLKELMHRADVSEVVNACDAGREGELIFRFVYEAAGCKKPMRRLWISSMEDGAIKAGFASLKDGQEYDALFASALCRAKADWLIGINATRLFSCLYGKTLNVGRVQTPTLKMLTDRDAAISHFQKEKYYHVRLDLSGAEAASGRISDKAEADALKGACEAETAVCVSLTREKKTAAPPKLFDLTSLQREANRIFGYTAKQTLDLAQSLYEKRLLTYPRTDSSFLTDDMGGTAAGIIALLCEKLPFMAGADFTPEVVKVLDSKKVSDHHAIIPTMELAKADPDALPESEKNILTLAGARLLFATAEPHIYEAVTAVFSCAGTDFTARGKTVLAEGWKELQRRYRATLKDKPEAEDGENADVTLPKLSEGQGFPNPAAKVTEHTTTPPKPHSEASLLSAMERAGNGDTDPDAERRGLGTPATRAAVIEKLVKGGFAERKGKQLIPTKNGNSLICILPDILTSPQLTAEWENNLTQIAKGAADPGEFLSGIEAMARELVQTHAAALDGKKDLFREEKPSVGKCPRCGSPVHEGKKNYYCSNKECAFVMWKNDRFFEERKTAFSAKIAAALLKSGKANVKKLYSPKTGKTYDGTIVLADTGGKYVNYRIEVQKN
- a CDS encoding antirestriction protein ArdA, translating into MASLRDTVKDYQDELRDGIAWVAFWKQGRSWNAEYFHLDMDDTLYPEDRSRLEEIKSIDPAAVILNGYYCGHLGEDMSLDELTAGVRYHYENSMNDIDGFIGAHDDRLPPEVIEEARAAAHEAGLPFSEKPYRDGEDFNPYVFDGSMSIEDFELMHRMIEKERSEQMAEPILSGYLSNLGKYTEGRPAGEWVTFPTTAEHLKEVFDRIGIDFKHYEEWHFTEFQSTIPGLTEHLSEYSHPDELNYLGKLLEMQFDDDREKFIAAIEYGDHADSLQDIINLAQNLDCYWIYPSVHNEEEYGRYLVDELEEPELPEEAKKYFMYEEYGRDASINDDGMFTEKGYIYNNRNTFTEWYDGRDVPEEYRVTPQPPQPERPDPSKVEMDAAAPGQRTAQTAEQPQEPRPVIPIVLTSEKPAEKLKEITDRLEQGIAELFDSERYREYLKVMSKFHNYSFRNTVLIAMQKPDASLVAGFSAWKNNFERNVMKGQKGIKIIAPSPYKIKQEMQKIDPHTQKPVIGKDGKPVTEEKEVTIPAYKVVSVFDVSQTEGKELPDIAVDELTGDVDRYKDFFAALEKTSPVPIAFENIEGGSHGYYHLEDKRIAINEGMSELQTLKTAIHEIAHAKLHDIDLNAPKDEQQPHVDRRTREVEAESVAYTVCQHYGLDTSDYSFGYVAGWSSGRELSELKSSLETIRSAAAEIINSIDENLAELQKAQDKEQTAGQEQPTREGQEAAPEKPDPEAAAPGKSGAQEKAGAAPKEAFTPETIYRVRRNPYSDSRENSYLLQAYVTQENGRAKMGDVLYTGTPEKCRELMGQLKSGELTEGDVKQLYAKAQETAQTAGQDKDTFSIYQIKGGDETRDFRFEPYDRLQAAGNVVDRANYELVYSAPLAPETSLEDIYTCFNIDHPKDFKGHSLSVSDVVVLHQDGQDAAHFVDSVGFREVPEFLQEQKQLTPDDLETGETVKTPRGTFHVTAMSREQIEAAGYGFHHQSDDGKYLIMGNGTRAFAVAAEQAQRDNPLKTAEQTTEQNGNMIDGIINNTPTVDELEAKVKAGEQISLVDLANAVKADKERGKGAKPEKKPSIRAQLRADKEKAQKKNAKQKSQDLERS